TGGGTATCCAAACCGCGAACGTGGCTGGTGGCTAAAAGGGGGGACGTGGAGCTTCAGTTGGTCGGTTGCACATTCAATGCGATGGTATTTGGCGGGTTCCAAGAAGGGATTGACTGCGCGACAAGTCTCTTCGCCTGAGGAGCTAGATCTAGGTGATGTCATTTGCTATGACTTCCAAGGGGACGGACGATTCGACCATACAACGATCGTCACGGCGAAGGACGGCGCCATGCCTCTTGTCAATGCTCATACGTATGATGCGTACCATCGGACATGGGATTATAAAGACTCCTATGCATGGCGGGAAAATGCGAAGTATGTCTTCTTTAAAATCAATGATTATTTCACGTGAAGCGGAAAAAGACGGAGCCATTCATTCAGGCAATCCGTCTTTTTATATTTTTTTACTTGTGGAAATAAACATAGATGCATCTTCATGCACAAAAATACGTTCTCCATGATGGAAAGTCTTCATGTCAATTGATGTAAACCCAACATCGGACAACCTTTTCTGCAGTTCTTCATGCGAGAAGCCGTTATGAATTTTCGGGTGATTCACATTATCGTTTTTGTCAAAATCAATAATGATCAGTTTTCCGCCATCGTTTAAAATATTGAAAAGTTCTTTAAGGATTTTTTCGGTATTCGGAATATGAAGGAGGACGAGAGACAGTAAAATGATGTCGGCCTTTAGTTCAGGAGTTTCTTGAGTGAAATCGGAAAATAGAACTTTTGAGTTGGTGATCCTATTGCGAGAAATTTTAGCTTCCGCAACCTCCAACATTTTTTTGGAAGAATCGACCAACAAAACAGAATCCACTAAGTCTGCTAGTTCCAAACTGACCAAGCCAGTACCACTGCCATAGTCTAG
The sequence above is drawn from the Sporosarcina luteola genome and encodes:
- a CDS encoding amidase domain-containing protein; translated protein: MYNREAAVRYADEWWNRRNPAYPAFDVDCTSYISQCLRAGGAPMYGYPNRERGWWLKGGTWSFSWSVAHSMRWYLAGSKKGLTARQVSSPEELDLGDVICYDFQGDGRFDHTTIVTAKDGAMPLVNAHTYDAYHRTWDYKDSYAWRENAKYVFFKINDYFT
- a CDS encoding class I SAM-dependent methyltransferase, with translation MENNVFEQMAKRYDTEERIELAKVIVNEVRPELQNSTSKSLLDYGSGTGLVSLELADLVDSVLLVDSSKKMLEVAEAKISRNRITNSKVLFSDFTQETPELKADIILLSLVLLHIPNTEKILKELFNILNDGGKLIIIDFDKNDNVNHPKIHNGFSHEELQKRLSDVGFTSIDMKTFHHGERIFVHEDASMFISTSKKI